The window TGCACACCAAACCCTCCTTCTTGTACGTATCAATCACATGGAGGCATAGATATACCTACCTAGAGTATGACTGGTGTGGAGAATGGAAAGACCCCATAGAACATATAGGGGTCTACCATCTTTTGAGACTACTAGTATTTTCAGATGGAGAGGTCAACAGTTGTATCCTACTCTACcatgacaggttcccttaaaCTGGTgctattacatttaaattgtacTTTTACCTATTCCAAGCTCTCATTGCTACTCTAACCTGTTCCAGCTCCACCAAAATATTGTATAAGAGGTGGCTTTGTTATGGCTTGTTCACCAAGGGTACCAATGACCACTAGGTGCCCTCTTAAGTGTCATCTtgaccataaaaaatgaatagtaaCTTCACCTAAAGGTTTGTAGACACTTGGCCATCATGTATATCTGAGCTTTTTTAACATCTCATTCTCAAAACCAAGTTAATCCATAAAGCGCCCCCTCTCCACTCCCTCCTTGTAACTATACCAAAATCCACTCCTCTATAAAGGTTTCCATGGGGTTTTATTACTTTTGGttaacaattttttacaatttaggaaaaacatttgtgaggtcaggatTCGATGTTGGATAAGAAGATCTGACTTGGTGTTATAATTCATGGTCAGTAGAGTTGGGGTCTGTAGGGGGTCAGTATGATTGGTCAGTAGGATTGAGGTCTGTAGGGTggtcagtagggttgaggtttgTAAGGTTGTCAGTAGGGTTGGGGTTGTAGTGTGGTAAGTAGGGTTGGAGTCTGTAGGGTggtcagtagggttgaggtttgTAGGGTGGTCAGTGGGGTTggtcagtagggttgaggtctgtGGGGTGGTCAGTAGGATTGGTCAGTAGGGCTGGGAACAGTAGAGTTGGTCTCTGTAGGGTGGTCAGTAGGGTTGGTCAGTAGAGTTGAGGTCTGTAGGGTtgtcagtagggttggggtctgTTGGGTTGGTCTCTGTAGGGTGGTCAGTAGGGTTGGTCTCTGAAGGGTggtcagtagggttggggtctgTTGGGTTGGTCTCTGTAGGGTggtcagtagggttggggtctgTAGGGTGGTCAGTTTGGTTGAGGACAGGACAGGACACTGGTCACATCATGTCTTCATGgatggctttgtacacaggggcacagtcatgggggaacagaaaagggccttcactaaactgtgaccacaaggctggggGAGCACagttgtctgcaatgtctttcaTATGTGGTAGCATTAACAGGGCACTTGAGACACCTAAACACAAGCATGTGGACAATATCTAAATACCTCAACATCATTTATACGtcaacatcagttttttttttgcttcattcttTAAGTGCCACCTGTGAACAACACATCTAACAACAAACAGTGCCCACATTGTGTGTCTGAAACCTCTAAAGACTGCAACTCCAACCAGATGATGGCCTGCATGGGGGACGAGACTAAGTGTGCTTTACAAAACTCGGAAGTGACAAGTAAGTAAGAGTTTATAGCATGTGAAATTATATTCAATCACAAATTCAAATTAATTGTCCCAAATCCAGAGTAAGCTCAAACAGAACTCAGGTAATGgagaaatgtttttgtgcttaTTTCTTTACCATTGTGAGTTTTAggccacaaaatatttttttttgttttgggggcaGGTAGAAATAAAGGAttacatatgaatatttaataataacactTACCAGCAGATAGCCTAAATGTAAAGTACAGCAGTGATCCCTGCTTCGTCGCCCTGCATAGTTCATCAAATCCACCTGtctggggactgctgtacacatgctagattttcaccgaGATGAGCACAagtctcaggtgacaatcatctaacgtgtgtatgtagcttaagtatCTGCCTTATACTGGGgttatgtattctttatttctctctctcacttactcttctctttctcttctatCTCCTCTCTGTTTCTCTTCTCCCATTCCCTTCTCTAAccttttcccttttctctcctTCTCCCATTCCTTCCCCTCATCCTATccctttttcctctcttttcttctgttctctctcttcttctcccAATCCCTCCTCTTATCTTTACCCTTTTTGCTCTAGTTTCCTTAATGctattctttctcttttcctcccATTTAATCTTCTCACCTTTCTCTTGTAGCTGCTATATATTTGCTTCTATTGTCTTCCTCCCCCATTCCCTATTCCCATCTATCCCCTCTTCcttcctaatttctttttttctattttcttatcTCATGCCCTTCTATTTCCCCTCTCTCctctcatttcttttttcttctcctattCCCTCCATTTACCTTTTCCTGTTGTTTCTATTATTTTCtcactctcttctctcatctTTCCCCTCTTTCctctcatttattttcttttctttgcgtTTCTTTTTCTTATTCTCTCATTCCCTCTTCTCATCTTTCCCCTCTTCCTTCctatttcttttcctcttctttcttatctcattcccttctcctatattttctctcttttccctaatttcttttctttgcctttcatttattttcttattctcTCATTCCCTCTTCTCATCTTTTCCCTCTTTCATCCCATCCATTTTCTTCTCTTGCTTCTTCTCCTATTCCCTCCAATTGCCTTTTCCCTTTCCTATTGTTTCTATTCttttctggctctcttctttcatcTTTACCCTCTTTCctctcatttcttttctttgctttccctttctattctttttctctCGTTCCCTCTTCCCATCTTTTCCCTCTTTCGTCTTATTCATTTTCATCTCTTGCTTTTTCTCCTATTCCCTCCTTTTGTCTTTTCACTCTTTGCTCTtgtttcttctctctctctcttctccttttttctctcactcttccttctgctgtctttatgattttcctttttttctctcacattttgctttttttcttctttaattaaaatactttaattgaaatagaaaaaatccCACTTTGCAAATTCATAATTTAGGCAGGTGATTGTTGCAGAAAAGTCAGGCGATGTCCCCTCTGCcataactgctcttacctgcctgatccagCCTTCTTGCCCGAGATTCCACAATATTGTGCTCCTGCAATGGAACTCGGACAGGTGAGTatttcaggtttagttccactaacTCCACGTTATTACATAAAGATTCCTTacacatttctaatatttttccaGCCTTATggtgttttaattgttttatattacagTAGGATCAAACACACAGAAATCATCTATCAGAGGCTGTGCCACTAAAAGTTTCTGTAAACTGGGAACCCAGACGGCGGAATCCGGTGGTGTAAAGAGAAAAATAGTCACCAAATGCAGCGCCTGCACTGCGTTATATTCCGCCATAACGCTACTTTTAACCCTCACCATCTCCATGATGACGAATGTCTTCTAGATTCTGCCTATTTCTAATGTCAGATTGCTGCCTGcctaaatctaaaataaaccaGAATACTATTCATGTACCTGTGTGTTTTGTTTGgaagaactaaataaataatgctttGGTGCTTTGCTTTGGtgcctaaattaaaaataaatcccatCTTTTTCAatcggcctgatttaataaagctctccaggattggGGAAGAGAAAGCTGATCATTggagtgatccagcatacctggaat of the Pyxicephalus adspersus chromosome 11, UCB_Pads_2.0, whole genome shotgun sequence genome contains:
- the LOC140340587 gene encoding phospholipase A2 inhibitor and Ly6/PLAUR domain-containing protein-like: MIYSLFTMDSVITLVFLLSGLLTPGYAIICTQCTSSLSSCTGYTANCASKLVCISIYESTRVGNTESFQFVRGCGYKSDCDQLGLFAIPNGKYRFSATCCNSDNCTPNPPSLPPVNNTSNNKQCPHCVSETSKDCNSNQMMACMGDETKCALQNSEVTIGSNTQKSSIRGCATKSFCKLGTQTAESGGVKRKIVTKCSACTALYSAITLLLTLTISMMTNVF